One window of Jannaschia sp. CCS1 genomic DNA carries:
- a CDS encoding carbohydrate ABC transporter permease, with product MWTAIENAFAGSSWPLAFLVYLIVGALIARPSGTLSSRAMAVLGWPIELAQKMRGHGPLPYLFLLPNLLVFGIFTFAPLFINVGFSVTEGQSINFADRPFAGTDNWQRLLAETQIDTGAPNLEDDQFYRAVMDTSVFVIFQVPIMVLFSLITALVLNRDIVARGLWRSIFFYPVMLSPVVVGFLWTLILKRQGVLSITLMEWGWIDAPIQWLVDPAWTMFWSVFVFTWAHLGFYMLILLAGLQAIPSDLYEAAEMDGASPWRVLRKITLPLLMPTLLVVTVLSLIKAFQAFEELYAMQVGWISIVAYIFETAGLRGNPTPNGLGIAATASLIIAGALAIFSIIQIFLSGRSAR from the coding sequence ATGTGGACGGCGATTGAAAACGCCTTCGCGGGCTCGTCCTGGCCTCTTGCTTTCCTTGTGTATCTTATCGTGGGGGCCTTGATTGCACGGCCCTCCGGCACCCTGTCGTCCCGCGCCATGGCCGTGCTCGGCTGGCCGATTGAACTGGCCCAGAAGATGCGCGGCCACGGGCCGTTGCCCTATCTGTTCCTGCTGCCGAACCTTCTGGTCTTCGGCATCTTCACCTTCGCACCGCTGTTCATCAACGTGGGCTTTTCGGTCACCGAAGGCCAGTCCATCAATTTCGCCGACCGCCCCTTTGCGGGCACCGACAACTGGCAGCGCCTGCTGGCGGAAACCCAGATCGACACCGGCGCGCCAAATCTGGAAGACGACCAATTCTACCGCGCGGTCATGGACACATCGGTCTTCGTCATCTTCCAAGTGCCGATCATGGTGCTGTTTTCCCTGATCACCGCGCTGGTCCTGAACCGCGATATCGTGGCGCGCGGCCTCTGGCGGTCGATCTTCTTCTACCCTGTCATGCTGTCGCCCGTCGTGGTCGGCTTCCTTTGGACGCTGATCCTGAAACGTCAGGGCGTGTTGTCGATCACCCTGATGGAATGGGGCTGGATCGATGCGCCGATCCAATGGCTGGTGGACCCGGCCTGGACGATGTTTTGGTCCGTTTTCGTGTTCACCTGGGCACACTTGGGCTTCTATATGCTGATCCTTCTGGCGGGCTTGCAAGCGATCCCATCGGACCTCTACGAAGCAGCTGAAATGGACGGCGCGTCCCCTTGGCGTGTGCTGCGCAAGATCACCTTGCCGTTGTTGATGCCCACCCTGCTGGTCGTCACGGTCCTGTCCCTGATCAAGGCGTTCCAGGCCTTTGAAGAGCTCTACGCCATGCAGGTCGGCTGGATCTCCATCGTGGCCTATATCTTTGAAACCGCTGGCCTGCGCGGCAACCCAACGCCCAACGGCCTCGGCATCGCGGCGACCGCGTCGCTGATTATCGCGGGCGCGCTGGCGATCTTCTCGATCATCCAGATCTTCCTCAGCGGTCGGTCCGCGCGATGA
- a CDS encoding ABC transporter substrate-binding protein, translating to MTKLQTLRLTCAATALMAAGTAHADEVSFLCYQNGNECDVLAAIAADYEAETGHTVAMEVVGYEIVRDQLENQLQTDAAPDVARVTNLGGLNQYYLDLTPYVDADYMEAAYGAVLPWYRAPGGEDTGIYGWPTELTVTGPYINVTMFDDAGVEIPGDGATWDEWMVALGEVQETLGMDAAFAMDRTAHRWAGPAFSYGAAFFDDAGAPILVDEGFTIYAETFVGWHESGLMPADGWPAGTGTAYRNAAPLFLSGSVAMHMSGSWMIGNYAENITDFEWRAVPAPCGPGGCGAMPGGAGIVAFNSTDVPEAAAGLIAHFASEENTARFAAETSSITAHAGLQASGVDYGDADPAVAQALSTFAASIGTAAETTPQAFTFQGYAQNFVIYGVVPDYITQVITGESTLEDALAAIDADVAAQIAE from the coding sequence ATGACCAAACTGCAAACCCTGCGGCTGACCTGTGCTGCGACCGCTCTGATGGCCGCGGGCACCGCTCACGCCGATGAAGTGAGCTTCCTGTGCTATCAAAACGGCAATGAATGCGACGTGCTGGCGGCAATTGCGGCGGATTATGAGGCCGAAACCGGTCACACCGTCGCCATGGAGGTCGTGGGCTATGAGATCGTCCGCGATCAGTTGGAAAACCAGCTGCAAACCGATGCCGCGCCTGACGTGGCCCGCGTGACCAATCTGGGCGGTTTGAACCAGTATTACCTGGACCTGACGCCCTATGTGGATGCCGATTACATGGAAGCCGCCTATGGCGCGGTTCTGCCGTGGTATCGCGCGCCCGGCGGTGAAGACACGGGCATCTACGGCTGGCCGACCGAGCTGACCGTGACCGGCCCCTATATCAACGTCACCATGTTTGACGACGCGGGCGTCGAGATCCCCGGCGACGGGGCCACGTGGGATGAGTGGATGGTTGCGCTTGGCGAGGTTCAGGAAACGCTTGGCATGGACGCAGCCTTCGCGATGGACCGCACCGCCCACCGTTGGGCCGGGCCTGCGTTCTCCTATGGCGCTGCCTTCTTTGACGATGCAGGCGCGCCGATCCTCGTGGACGAGGGCTTTACCATCTACGCCGAGACCTTCGTGGGTTGGCACGAGAGCGGGTTGATGCCCGCCGATGGCTGGCCCGCAGGCACCGGCACGGCCTACCGCAACGCCGCGCCTCTGTTCCTGTCTGGATCGGTTGCCATGCATATGTCGGGATCCTGGATGATCGGCAACTACGCCGAAAACATCACCGATTTTGAATGGCGCGCCGTTCCCGCCCCCTGCGGTCCCGGCGGCTGTGGCGCAATGCCCGGCGGCGCTGGCATCGTGGCGTTCAACTCCACCGATGTGCCCGAGGCGGCAGCGGGCTTGATCGCCCATTTCGCGTCCGAGGAAAACACGGCACGCTTCGCGGCTGAGACGTCCTCCATCACCGCGCATGCAGGCCTGCAAGCATCCGGGGTGGATTACGGCGATGCGGATCCGGCGGTGGCGCAGGCCCTGTCGACCTTCGCGGCCTCCATCGGCACAGCGGCAGAGACGACACCTCAGGCCTTCACCTTCCAGGGCTACGCCCAGAACTTCGTGATCTACGGCGTGGTGCCGGACTACATCACGCAGGTCATCACCGGTGAATCCACGCTGGAAGATGCGTTGGCTGCCATCGACGCGGACGTCGCCGCACAGATCGCGGAATAA
- a CDS encoding MarR family winged helix-turn-helix transcriptional regulator: MTQTPFHLPHFLPYLLNQAAEAASREFQDYYRARYGMLRTEWRVLFHLGCYGEMSAKQICQKALIHKTKVSRAVAALEAKRYLTRAPSDVDRRIEVLSLTPSGRTVFNDLARAAEGFEAKLEDGLSPPEVDALRRALLTLSKLPS, from the coding sequence ATGACCCAGACGCCGTTTCATCTGCCCCATTTCCTGCCCTATCTGCTCAATCAGGCGGCGGAGGCGGCCAGCCGTGAGTTTCAGGATTACTACCGCGCCCGCTATGGGATGTTGCGCACAGAATGGCGGGTTCTGTTTCACCTCGGCTGCTACGGCGAGATGTCGGCCAAGCAGATTTGTCAGAAGGCGCTGATCCACAAAACTAAGGTCAGCCGAGCGGTCGCCGCACTGGAGGCCAAACGCTACCTCACCCGCGCCCCCAGCGACGTGGATCGGCGGATCGAGGTGCTGTCCCTGACGCCCTCCGGACGCACCGTGTTCAACGACCTTGCGCGCGCGGCAGAGGGGTTCGAAGCCAAACTGGAGGACGGGCTGTCCCCGCCCGAGGTCGACGCCCTGCGGCGGGCCCTTCTGACGCTTTCGAAACTCCCGTCCTGA
- a CDS encoding ABC transporter permease, producing MIPLLIYVAIFIGAFFAVRLIAGAVSPTGFSSLKTVTFGDESAVIPDRRASVISILALFFLWATFTGSVIIPSFLHMPGPPLGLHTFTHTVQDADGNTDDATVTFLLFETEQDEEGNDLPDPEAPEVEPGDGFALNDSLVIEAYGSELARLQNNDVLTRDDGTTIVAVNGQPIEAGGRLELDFGTVTMSTRGSINILPDQGLQMEPIWLPPPENVVARLIEISQDGFRNYTLIEHLGYSLFRVVVGFVLGALVGIPLGYAMGLSNWARGWFDPIVEFMRPVPPLALIPLVIIWAGIGEAGKIVLLFLAALWIMAIAARAGVSGVNISKVHAAYSLGASKAQIMRHVIVPNSLPEIFTGARVAMGVCWGTVVAAELVAAVQGAGMMIMVASRFQNTDIVILGIILIGMIGFGIDILMRIAENWLVPWKGKS from the coding sequence ATGATCCCCCTCCTTATCTATGTGGCGATCTTCATTGGTGCCTTCTTCGCGGTGCGCCTGATCGCCGGGGCCGTATCGCCCACCGGGTTTTCCTCGCTCAAGACAGTCACCTTTGGCGATGAAAGCGCGGTGATCCCGGACAGGCGCGCCTCCGTCATCTCGATCCTGGCGCTCTTCTTTCTTTGGGCCACGTTCACCGGGTCGGTCATCATCCCGTCCTTCCTGCATATGCCCGGCCCCCCCCTGGGCCTGCATACATTCACCCACACCGTGCAGGATGCCGACGGCAACACCGACGACGCCACCGTGACGTTCCTTCTGTTCGAGACGGAGCAAGACGAGGAGGGCAACGATTTGCCCGATCCCGAGGCCCCCGAAGTGGAGCCCGGCGATGGCTTTGCCCTGAACGACAGCCTCGTGATCGAGGCCTACGGATCAGAACTGGCGCGTCTGCAAAACAACGACGTTCTGACGCGCGATGACGGGACCACCATCGTCGCCGTCAATGGCCAGCCGATTGAAGCGGGTGGCCGGTTGGAGCTGGATTTTGGCACCGTGACCATGTCCACCCGCGGTTCGATCAATATTTTGCCAGACCAGGGCCTACAGATGGAGCCGATCTGGCTGCCGCCGCCGGAAAATGTGGTGGCCCGCCTGATCGAAATTTCCCAGGACGGCTTCCGCAACTATACGCTGATCGAGCACTTGGGTTACTCGCTGTTCCGCGTGGTCGTGGGCTTCGTGCTTGGCGCGCTGGTGGGCATCCCGCTCGGCTACGCCATGGGCCTGTCGAACTGGGCGCGCGGGTGGTTTGACCCGATCGTGGAATTCATGCGCCCCGTGCCGCCGCTGGCCCTGATCCCGCTGGTGATCATCTGGGCGGGCATCGGAGAGGCGGGCAAGATCGTCCTGCTGTTCCTGGCGGCGTTGTGGATCATGGCGATTGCGGCGCGGGCCGGGGTGTCTGGCGTCAACATCTCCAAGGTCCACGCGGCCTATTCGCTGGGGGCGTCAAAGGCGCAGATCATGCGGCACGTGATCGTGCCCAACTCGCTCCCCGAGATCTTCACCGGTGCACGGGTGGCGATGGGCGTATGCTGGGGCACGGTTGTGGCGGCGGAACTTGTGGCCGCTGTGCAGGGCGCGGGCATGATGATCATGGTCGCCTCGCGGTTCCAGAACACGGACATCGTGATCCTGGGCATCATCCTGATCGGCATGATCGGCTTCGGCATCGATATCCTGATGCGGATTGCCGAGAACTGGCTGGTTCCGTGGAAGGGCAAGAGCTGA
- a CDS encoding taurine ABC transporter ATP-binding protein — MTGLAIRNISMRFDLPNGGSVQALQDVSLDIKQGEIMSVLGPSGCGKTTLLNIVAGFLAPTDGVIELNGHEVHGPNAERGMVFQKGALFEWMSVRENVSFGPRMKGERASDYSANVDHLLDVVGLQDFKEKAIYELSGGMQQRVALARCLANDPDVILMDEPLGALDALTREKMQSLVLKLWKETGKTIILITHSVEEALLLGERLIVMAPRPGRIHKEYRLPFADEGVDADLREVKKNPKFAEVREEILGMIWDMEEEIMGRTEASA; from the coding sequence ATGACCGGCTTGGCCATTCGGAATATCTCCATGCGCTTCGATCTGCCCAATGGCGGATCTGTTCAGGCGCTCCAGGATGTCTCCCTCGACATTAAACAGGGTGAAATCATGTCTGTTCTCGGCCCGTCGGGTTGCGGCAAGACCACGCTTCTCAACATCGTTGCGGGGTTCCTTGCGCCCACGGACGGGGTGATCGAGCTCAACGGTCACGAAGTGCACGGTCCCAATGCCGAACGCGGCATGGTGTTCCAGAAGGGTGCGCTGTTTGAATGGATGTCGGTGCGCGAAAACGTCAGCTTTGGCCCCCGGATGAAGGGGGAGCGCGCGTCCGACTACAGTGCCAATGTGGACCACCTTCTTGATGTCGTGGGTCTTCAGGACTTCAAAGAAAAAGCGATTTACGAGCTGTCTGGCGGCATGCAGCAGCGTGTGGCCCTGGCCCGTTGCCTGGCCAACGATCCCGACGTCATCTTGATGGACGAGCCGCTGGGTGCCTTGGACGCGCTGACCCGCGAGAAGATGCAAAGCCTTGTGCTGAAGCTCTGGAAAGAGACGGGCAAGACCATCATCCTGATCACCCACTCGGTCGAGGAAGCCCTGCTTCTAGGCGAGCGTCTGATCGTGATGGCCCCGCGCCCCGGCCGCATCCACAAGGAATACCGCCTGCCCTTCGCGGATGAGGGCGTCGACGCCGATCTGCGCGAGGTGAAGAAGAACCCCAAATTTGCGGAGGTGCGGGAAGAAATCCTCGGCATGATCTGGGATATGGAAGAAGAAATTATGGGCCGCACGGAGGCAAGCGCATGA
- a CDS encoding taurine ABC transporter substrate-binding protein: MKKTIASLLAGTAMLASGQAALADGHVEEITVAYFLEWPLPMYDAWANGEFEEAMGIELNWVSFETGTAMSAAMASGDVQIAVSQGLPPFVVAASAGQDIEVVDVAVTYADNDNCVVRSDLEIDADNASELAGRRVAVPLGTAAHYGFLRQMDHFGVALDSLEIVDMAPPEGAAALSQGAVDFACGYGGGLTTMLEYGNVLLTGEEKTELGILVFDVIAAPAEFVAENPDLVAQFLAVGQAANDRWNSNPNDEMLQNIADAAGMDLESAQNAIATMGFPSAEEVLGATWMDGGMATFMGGVANVFVEAGSIDSALADYTDRVNAGPLTDATN; the protein is encoded by the coding sequence ATGAAGAAGACAATCGCATCCTTGCTGGCTGGCACGGCAATGCTGGCCTCCGGTCAGGCCGCGCTGGCAGACGGCCATGTCGAAGAGATCACCGTCGCCTATTTCCTCGAATGGCCGCTGCCGATGTATGATGCATGGGCCAATGGTGAGTTCGAAGAAGCCATGGGCATCGAGCTGAACTGGGTCTCCTTCGAGACCGGGACCGCCATGTCCGCCGCGATGGCATCGGGTGACGTTCAGATCGCCGTGTCCCAGGGCCTGCCGCCCTTCGTTGTCGCCGCATCCGCGGGTCAGGACATTGAAGTTGTGGATGTTGCCGTGACCTACGCCGACAACGACAATTGCGTCGTGCGCTCGGATCTGGAAATTGATGCCGACAACGCCAGTGAGCTGGCTGGCCGTCGCGTTGCTGTTCCGCTCGGCACCGCCGCGCATTACGGCTTCCTGCGCCAGATGGACCACTTCGGTGTTGCCCTCGACAGCCTGGAAATCGTGGATATGGCGCCGCCAGAAGGTGCCGCCGCCCTGTCCCAGGGTGCCGTTGACTTTGCCTGCGGCTACGGCGGTGGTCTGACCACGATGCTGGAATACGGCAACGTGCTGCTGACCGGCGAAGAAAAGACCGAGCTTGGCATCCTGGTGTTCGATGTGATCGCAGCCCCGGCTGAGTTTGTCGCCGAAAACCCTGATCTCGTCGCGCAGTTCCTTGCTGTGGGTCAGGCCGCCAACGACCGTTGGAATTCCAACCCCAACGACGAGATGCTGCAAAACATCGCAGACGCAGCCGGCATGGATCTGGAATCCGCGCAGAACGCGATTGCGACCATGGGCTTCCCGTCGGCGGAAGAGGTTCTCGGCGCAACATGGATGGATGGCGGCATGGCCACCTTCATGGGCGGCGTGGCCAACGTCTTCGTGGAAGCAGGCTCCATCGACAGCGCGCTGGCGGATTACACGGACCGTGTGAATGCAGGCCCGTTGACCGACGCCACCAACTAA
- a CDS encoding IclR family transcriptional regulator: MARHKESSIVTKCAVIMDVISQARQPLPFSEIVAQSGFVKSSCHRILAVLQSEDMINYDKASRTYFTGTRLRLWARSSWHRTDISDVAVPTMDALSETAGMNAALSIQDDGFILYLRTSDHLSLRLAARAGDRAPLHNTAAGKVFLAFMTDKRRATTLASLKLERFTEHTMTTPEAIEAEIPNIRAQGYGMSIREEYLHVIGMAAPIRDAQGDVTACLSVWTITDAATPEQVERLAPDLIRAADDISALSGWSPETPTDAGS, encoded by the coding sequence GTGGCCCGGCACAAGGAAAGCTCAATCGTCACAAAGTGCGCGGTGATCATGGACGTCATCAGCCAGGCGCGCCAGCCCCTGCCGTTCTCGGAAATCGTCGCACAGTCCGGCTTTGTCAAAAGCTCCTGCCACCGGATCCTCGCCGTGCTGCAAAGCGAGGACATGATCAACTACGACAAGGCGAGCCGAACGTATTTCACCGGCACGCGCCTGCGGCTCTGGGCGCGGTCATCGTGGCATCGCACCGATATCTCGGACGTGGCGGTGCCCACGATGGATGCGCTGAGCGAAACGGCAGGCATGAACGCCGCGCTGTCGATCCAGGATGACGGGTTCATTCTGTATCTGCGCACCTCCGATCACCTGTCGCTGCGCCTGGCCGCCCGCGCGGGAGACAGGGCCCCACTGCACAACACCGCCGCTGGCAAGGTCTTTCTAGCCTTCATGACCGACAAGCGCCGCGCCACGACGCTGGCCTCCCTCAAGCTGGAGAGGTTCACCGAGCATACGATGACCACACCCGAAGCGATCGAGGCCGAGATCCCAAACATCCGCGCGCAGGGTTACGGGATGTCGATCCGGGAGGAATATCTGCACGTCATCGGCATGGCCGCCCCGATCCGCGATGCGCAAGGGGATGTGACCGCCTGCCTGTCCGTCTGGACCATCACCGACGCGGCCACGCCCGAACAGGTGGAACGGCTGGCCCCGGACCTGATCCGGGCCGCCGATGACATTTCCGCGCTTAGCGGGTGGTCGCCAGAGACGCCAACGGACGCGGGGTCTTGA
- a CDS encoding NAD(P)/FAD-dependent oxidoreductase, which translates to MGLPNAFATTPPGSLWRATAPDTPPNPSLAGEAEADVTIIGAGYTGLRAALALAEAGLRVIVLEAGDVGSGASGRTGGQVNPMLPFNSPEQTRKLVGDRIFDRLAEQSLGSADEIFALIKTYQIECQARQNGWLRVHHSKAAQRKATADIADWNAIGAEMRVVDRDEVAALSGSTAYRTGTVNPRGGAVHPMMFVRGLAAAGQARGVAIHGQSAVRDLSKDGATWVVRTDAGSVRSDWVVVATNGYSGDLVKRLDKSILPVSPIQIASDPLPDDVIGSVLPRGHTISDSRRVIMYARREPDNRMVYGGHGEPDRNGTLGGFDWLMKDVARVFPQLRDVKWTYRWGGNIAVTEDHLPHLHEPQAGLIVGLGYNGRGVAMSNVMGRVMAERILGAPPEDLPFPVTDVAGIPMRRLKMVGMKHVIRWMKFLDYLETR; encoded by the coding sequence ATGGGCCTGCCCAACGCGTTTGCGACAACACCGCCCGGGTCGCTTTGGCGCGCGACCGCACCTGACACGCCGCCAAACCCATCGCTGGCTGGCGAGGCGGAGGCCGACGTCACAATCATCGGCGCGGGCTACACCGGCCTGCGTGCAGCGCTTGCCCTGGCAGAAGCTGGGCTGCGTGTGATCGTCCTGGAGGCGGGCGATGTGGGCAGCGGGGCGTCGGGGCGGACCGGCGGACAGGTCAATCCGATGCTGCCATTCAACTCACCCGAGCAGACGCGCAAATTGGTGGGCGACAGGATATTTGACCGGTTGGCCGAGCAATCCCTTGGCTCCGCCGATGAGATATTCGCGCTGATCAAGACCTATCAGATCGAGTGTCAGGCGCGCCAGAACGGCTGGCTTCGGGTGCATCACTCCAAAGCAGCTCAGCGCAAAGCAACCGCTGACATTGCCGATTGGAATGCCATCGGGGCCGAGATGCGGGTGGTCGACCGGGATGAAGTTGCCGCATTGTCAGGCAGTACCGCCTACCGCACCGGCACCGTGAACCCGCGTGGCGGCGCGGTGCATCCGATGATGTTCGTGCGCGGTCTGGCGGCTGCCGGACAGGCGCGGGGTGTTGCCATCCACGGGCAAAGCGCGGTGCGGGACCTGTCAAAGGACGGGGCAACCTGGGTGGTCCGCACCGATGCGGGCAGCGTCCGGTCCGATTGGGTGGTGGTGGCGACGAACGGCTATTCCGGTGATCTTGTCAAACGCCTCGACAAGTCGATCCTGCCGGTGAGCCCGATCCAGATCGCCAGTGATCCCCTGCCCGATGATGTTATCGGCAGCGTTTTGCCCCGGGGCCACACGATCTCGGACTCGCGCCGCGTGATCATGTATGCCCGCCGCGAACCTGACAATCGCATGGTCTATGGGGGCCATGGAGAGCCGGACCGCAACGGCACCCTTGGCGGGTTTGACTGGCTGATGAAAGATGTGGCCCGCGTGTTCCCACAATTGCGCGACGTCAAATGGACCTACCGCTGGGGCGGCAACATCGCCGTGACGGAGGATCACCTGCCGCATCTGCACGAGCCGCAAGCGGGGCTGATCGTGGGTTTGGGCTACAACGGGCGCGGCGTGGCGATGTCCAACGTCATGGGCCGGGTGATGGCCGAGCGCATTCTGGGCGCGCCGCCCGAAGACCTGCCGTTCCCGGTGACGGATGTGGCGGGCATCCCGATGCGGCGGCTGAAGATGGTGGGGATGAAACACGTGATCCGCTGGATGAAGTTTCTGGATTATCTGGAAACGCGATAA
- a CDS encoding aromatic ring-hydroxylating dioxygenase subunit alpha, translating to MFLKNCWYVAAWSHEIDRTLQPQTFLGENVVLYRKQDGTPVALEDACPHRKLPLSDGALQGDTVECGYHGLTFDCAGACVAAPTQKDAIPKRATVKSYPVVDRYRFTWIWMGDPAEADPDLIFPIPNFDDPTWGKTDGGVLDIDCNYLWVVDNLLDPSHVAWVHVTSFAGGGTDGAPLQVDKTEHGVQVTRWIFGEPPSPYYENLLAFQGPCDRLQHYEMTRPAMATNMSIYTPPGTGGYGRSPVENTFINISYNFMTPITEDKTRYFWFQHRNSEPDNVEMSETMNKGAVMAFHEDKAILEKVHTGMKHAVTPHIDLGLDAGAKTFRLGLQKAIETENA from the coding sequence ATGTTCCTGAAAAACTGCTGGTACGTCGCCGCGTGGAGCCATGAGATCGACCGCACCCTGCAACCCCAAACCTTTCTGGGTGAAAACGTGGTCCTCTACCGCAAGCAGGACGGCACCCCCGTCGCGCTGGAAGATGCCTGCCCCCACCGCAAACTGCCCCTCAGCGATGGCGCGCTCCAGGGCGACACTGTCGAATGCGGCTACCACGGGCTGACCTTCGATTGCGCTGGTGCCTGCGTCGCCGCCCCCACCCAGAAAGATGCGATCCCCAAACGCGCCACCGTCAAATCCTACCCCGTCGTTGACCGTTACCGCTTCACCTGGATCTGGATGGGCGATCCCGCTGAAGCCGACCCGGATCTTATCTTCCCGATCCCCAATTTCGATGACCCGACCTGGGGCAAGACCGATGGTGGCGTGCTGGACATCGACTGCAACTACCTGTGGGTCGTGGATAATCTGCTGGATCCGTCCCATGTGGCGTGGGTCCACGTCACCTCCTTCGCGGGGGGCGGCACCGATGGCGCGCCGCTGCAAGTGGACAAGACCGAGCACGGCGTGCAGGTCACCCGCTGGATTTTTGGCGAGCCGCCGTCGCCCTATTACGAAAACCTGCTTGCCTTCCAAGGCCCCTGCGATCGCCTGCAACATTATGAAATGACCCGGCCTGCCATGGCGACCAACATGTCGATCTACACGCCGCCGGGCACGGGTGGTTATGGCCGCAGCCCGGTGGAGAACACGTTCATCAACATCTCCTACAATTTCATGACGCCGATCACCGAAGACAAAACCCGCTACTTCTGGTTCCAGCACCGCAATTCGGAGCCCGACAACGTGGAGATGTCGGAGACGATGAACAAAGGGGCCGTCATGGCGTTTCATGAGGACAAAGCGATCCTGGAGAAGGTTCACACGGGCATGAAGCACGCGGTGACGCCGCATATTGACCTTGGCTTGGATGCGGGCGCGAAGACGTTCCGACTGGGTTTGCAGAAGGCGATTGAAACGGAAAACGCCTGA
- a CDS encoding LysR substrate-binding domain-containing protein → MIRNLPYASLRAFEAVVRLGSFSAAAGDLGVSQSAVSQHVKSLEEWLGQELLVRGARASKGTRYGTLLAREIDRGLGGISEVCTQIRAASHSDTTVVISCLPGFAFTWLFPRLLRFDLAHPDLSISIATDTGGRPFNPADADIGIRYGHGEFPNLRVDHLMGERLFPVCAPQVAERLTDVASLGQHTLLQDEILNFGSANPSWEYWAEACGVHLPSRARTRRFGQSNLVLQAAIEGLGVALGREPLVLDALTDGRLVRPFTQNVKSPLSYWLVRRKQADDSPKVQEFLKWIKKEAETQPDIPASLNKFA, encoded by the coding sequence ATGATCCGCAATCTCCCCTATGCCTCCCTCCGTGCGTTTGAGGCCGTGGTGCGCCTCGGCAGTTTCTCGGCGGCTGCGGGCGATCTGGGTGTCAGCCAAAGCGCGGTCAGCCAGCATGTGAAATCGCTGGAGGAATGGCTGGGGCAGGAGCTGCTGGTGCGCGGCGCGCGGGCCTCCAAAGGCACCCGCTACGGAACCCTTCTGGCGCGTGAGATTGACCGGGGTCTTGGCGGCATATCGGAGGTTTGCACCCAGATTCGCGCCGCGTCCCATTCCGACACCACCGTGGTGATTTCCTGCCTGCCGGGGTTCGCATTCACCTGGCTGTTCCCGCGCCTGTTGCGCTTTGACCTCGCCCATCCCGACCTGTCGATCTCCATCGCCACGGACACCGGCGGACGGCCCTTCAACCCCGCGGACGCCGATATCGGTATCCGCTACGGGCACGGCGAATTCCCCAACCTGCGGGTGGATCATCTGATGGGTGAGCGGCTGTTTCCCGTCTGCGCGCCGCAGGTCGCGGAGCGGTTGACCGACGTCGCATCCCTTGGCCAGCACACGCTGCTGCAGGACGAAATCCTCAACTTCGGCTCCGCCAATCCGTCTTGGGAATACTGGGCCGAGGCTTGTGGCGTTCACCTGCCGTCCCGCGCCCGCACCCGGCGGTTCGGGCAATCCAACCTTGTGCTTCAGGCCGCGATTGAAGGCCTTGGTGTGGCGCTGGGGCGGGAGCCTTTAGTGCTGGATGCGCTGACCGATGGCCGCCTGGTGCGGCCCTTCACGCAGAATGTCAAATCGCCGTTGTCCTACTGGCTGGTGCGCCGCAAACAGGCCGATGACAGCCCCAAGGTGCAGGAGTTTCTCAAATGGATCAAAAAAGAGGCGGAAACCCAGCCCGATATTCCCGCATCGCTCAATAAGTTCGCCTAA